From the Arvicola amphibius chromosome 2, mArvAmp1.2, whole genome shotgun sequence genome, one window contains:
- the LOC119807288 gene encoding olfactory receptor 7A17-like — protein sequence MEQGNDTQLSEFLLLGFSENQPQIQPLIFGLFLSMYLVTVFGNLLIIMAIIVDSHLHTPMYIFLSNLSFVDICFTSTTVPQMLVNIQTQRKVITYAGCITQMYFLLLFSGLDIFLLTVMAYDRYVAICHPLHYMVIMNTRHCVLLILACWIIGILNSLLHSFLALRLSFCVNLEIPHFFCELNQVVHHACSDTFVNDMVIYITAMLLAVGPLSGILYSYSKIVSSIRAISSAQGKYKTFSTCASHLSVVSLFYCTLLGVYLSSAVTQNSHATAMASLMYTVVTPMLNPFIYSLRNKDIKTALKILLGTVTRNRPIDLPP from the coding sequence ATGGAACAAGGAAATGACACTCAACTTTCAGAATTCCTTCTTCTTGGGTTTTCAGAGAATCAACCTCAAATTCAACCTCTCATATTTGGACTTTTTCTCTCCATGTACCTCGTGACTGTCTTTGGCAACTTACTCATCATCATGGCCATCATTGTGGACTCCCAcctgcacacacccatgtacatcTTCCTCTCCAATCTGTCCTTTGTTGACATCTGCTTCACCTCCACCACCGTCCCACAGATGTTGGTGAacatccagacacagagaaaagtcaTCACCTATGCAGGTTGCATCACCCAGATGTACTTCTTATTGCTTTTTTCAGGGTTAGATATCTTTCTGCTGActgtgatggcctatgaccgctatgtggctatCTGCCACCCCCTACACTACATGGTCATCATGAATACAAGACACTGTGTATTATTGATTCTAGCATGCTGGATCATAGGTATCTTGAATTCCCTGTTACACAGCTTTTTGGCATTACGGTTGTCATTCTGCGTGAACTTGGAAATTCCTCACTTTTTCTGTGAACTAAATCAGGTGGTACACCATGCCTGTTCTGACACCTTTGTTAATGACATGGTAATTTACATTACAGCCATGTTACTGGCTGTGGGCCCCCTGTCTGGCATCCTTTACTCTTACTCTAAGATAGTGTCCTCCATACGTGCAATCTCCTCAGCTCAGGGGAAGTACAAAACATTTTCCACATGTGCATCTCACCTTTCAgttgtctctttattttattgcACCCTCCTGGGAGTGTACCTCAGTTCTGCTGTGACCCAAAACTCACATGCTACTGCAATGGCTTCATTGATGTACACTGTGGTCACCCCCATGCTAAACCCCTTCATTTATagtctgagaaacaaagacataaaGACAGCTCTAAAAATCCTGTTAGGGACTGTAACTAGAAACAGACCAATAGATTTACCTCCATAA
- the LOC119806956 gene encoding olfactory receptor 1073-like gives MKQQNDTQNPQLLLLGLSEDPGLRPLLFRLFFSMYLVTILGNLLIILTTISDVHLHTAMYFFLSNLSFVDICLTSTTIPKMLVNVYAHHEAITYEGCIVQIYFFSLFVGLDNFLLAVMAYDRFVAICHPLRYTSIMTPQLCVSLVLASWITSSLNSSLQSSLVLHLSFCTDVQIPHFFCELSMLVHLACSDTFLNDMVMNALAALLGGGCLAGILYSYGKIVSSIRAISSAQGKFKAFSTCASHLSVVSLFYFTLLGVYLSSAVTQNSHATAMASLMYTVVTPMLNPFIYSLRNNDIKRALKKNFMREKLEK, from the coding sequence ATGAAACAGCAAAATGATACTCAAAATCCACAGCTTCTCCTCCTCGgcctttcagaagacccaggacTGCGGCCCCTTTTATTTAGGCTCTTCTTCTCCATGTACCTTGTGACGATTTTGGGGAATCTTCTCATCATTCTGACCACGATCTCAGATGTCCACCTGCATACagccatgtacttcttcctctccaaCCTGTCCTTTGTGGACATCTGCCTAACTTCCACTACCATCCCAAAGATGCTGGTGAATGTTTATGCACACCACGAGGCCATAACATATGAAGGATGCATCGtgcaaatttactttttttcattatttgtaggGCTAGATAACTTCCTCCTGGCAGTAATGGCTTATGACCGCTTTGTGGCTATCTGTCACCCCCTGCGCTACACAAGCATTATGACACCTCAGCTCTGTGTGTCACTAGTTCTGGCGTCTTGGATCACAAGTTCCCTGAATTCTTCATTACAAAGCTCCCTGGTGCTGCACCTTTCATTCTGTACTGATGTGCAAATTCCACATTTTTTCTGTGAACTTAGTATGCTGGTTCACCTTGCCTGTTCTGACACCTTTTTAAATGATATGGTAATGAATGCTTTAGCTGCACTCCTGGGTGGCGGTTGTCTCGCTGGCATCCTTTACTCTTATGGCAAGATAGTGTCCTCCATACGTGCAATCTCCTCAGCACAGGGGAAGTTCAAAGCATTTTCCACCTGTGCATCTCACCTTTCTGTTGTCTCCTTATTCTATTTTACCCTTCTAGGAGTGTACCTCAGTTCTGCTGTGACCCAAAACTCACATGCTACTGCAATGGCTTCATTGATGTATACTGTGGTCACCCCCATGCTGAACCCCTTCATCTATAGTCTGAGGAACAATGACATCAAGAGAGCTCTGAAGAAGAACTTTATGAGAGAAAAACTAGAAAAGTGA